ACAGTAGCTATTTGGGCCAGAGCTGCATTACCTGTAGGCTGCAATCTCGATATCCAGGGCCATCTTCTCGTTCAGGAGCTCCTCGTAATCATCGGCCTGCTTTTTAATCTCCTGCTGAAGGACCTTGTGGCTCTCCTGCAGCTCTGCGGTGCAGTCCTGAGGAAAGAGAGATGCATCAAAGGGTTCTGCCCAGCTTGGCTCCTTATGAGAATACTTTCAGTTGAACCATTCCCATCTAACAGAAGTACCTCCACTCATGTCAACTGCTGGAGTTCGAAGCTTCTACAAACAGTACCATTATCTCCAGACCACCAGGTGATCAAGACAGCAATGGCAGTCTGTAGGAGTCCTATCTGTTTGGGGCGTATACAGTAAGGGATCTGTTTAGTTGTAAGCGAGATTCATTATGATTTGGCTTTTGACAGGATCAATCCTGCTCCCCTTGCCTTTGTTTTCAAGTACGCCAGTGTGGGGGTGTTGGTAATGGCCTTTATTTGTGTCAAGGCTGTGCTCTCCTCACCTCCAGATAAGCAATCTCCTCTTCGTGGAGAACCTCCTTGTCCTCGATCTCCCTCTCTAGGGCCTCTCCACACTGCCAGAGAGCCTCCAGCTCCTTCTCCAGCTCAGCAATCTGCAGGACGTGCAGACGAGAAGGAAGAGCACAGCTCAAAACAGCACAACTCAAACCAGGACAGCTCAAAACAGTTCAACTCAAAACAGCACACTGCCGAAACGACTATCGTAAAATTTCTTTATCCCAGATAGACTTGGAGGTACAACTTCTTTCATGAAAAACTTTTTGTGCAACTGATTCCCTTCAGTAGAaccatttaaatcattaaaataaaataaaaccgttaaggtgctgcttattaatgttttataaatgtatactaGATgcataataactatgttatagggtgttaataaaacattatagatggtttataaccatgcaatatcCATAGACGGacttacatttaaacatcccaaagtacaataggtggcaaaaaaacataattccatctatggctactacatggttataaaccatatatgatgctttattaacactttataacatagttattaagcaacatataaaatacagaatgtgtTACTTCAAAGTTTAAAAAGATAAGAAgtgagcactgatgggctgaatggcctcttctctgataattatacaattatactgAGTACAGTTATCAGTCCATGTCAACAACGAGCTGCGGAGTTGAGCTATTTTTTTTAGGGGAGATTTTATTTGAAGCGGTTCGGCCAGAACTCGTTATCAACAGGGAAGCGAGTCCACATTCAATCAGACATCACTCCTGGGTATTAGAATTAAACTCTGTGGTCTGGACAAATGCCCTTGGAAACTGTAAATATAAATGGGAGGTCATCATTAATCTGCAGCAGCTGAACTATTAAAAACAGTATGGCTTAGTCAATGAAGACTGTAAAATGGTTATTGGTTTAAACAgctttatcagaaaaaaaaaacttgtaagcATTAGAAACCATATAATGGAAGTAACTGAACACAATGTATTTGTCTTAATGTTGTCAAAAGGTTTGTCTTCCTCAGAATGATCTGAATCTCAAGCAGGATTAGAAACGAGGGACCACAGAGGTGTTCCTCTAAACCTACCAGTTTCTTCAGGTCTCCGACATCGCTCACGTGTCTCCCTTTGACCCCTAATTCTGTGGCAGCCTTCGGCTTCTTTGTTTCTTCGTCCCATGTGATAGCAGCTGGCTCTGACTGAAACTGGAAAAGCAGTAtggttttgttagttttcttGAGGATCATGACTATGACCCGGGCTGCACACAAACAAGTGATTAATGTCACTCTGTGACCAGACTGAACCTATTCTAGTATAGTAAGGTAGTCAGAAtcaatatgaataaataatgcacacatgccaacagtccctatatggtcgggacagtcccaatttcctagcaaatgtcccgcgacttgatgcataggaagaaaatcccaatatttacccatagaaaaaaacatttttattctgcGCTGACATCACTAATTAACAATGTTTAAGAACACTTGTGAAGTACAGATAAAAATCTCAGTACTGAcactaattatataatatatatatatatatatatatatatatatatatatatatatatatatatatatatatatatatatatatatatatatatatataatgaatttgATTATACTTGATACGTACATAACAGTTCACTGGGCTAGACAGAAGGCATGATCGCTAGACAAAGGCATATTAATAGATATGTTCAATTTAAAGTAAAATCAAAACCACTCCAGCCACtacacccccctccctccctcctccctcacctGCAGCTTCTCAGCCAACTCCCTGTAATACTCCTTGATATCCAGGACAGTGGGGGTCACATCAGGGGTCGAGAACACCAGGCTAACCAATGGGGCACTGTCACTAGGGGCAACCAGGATCTCCACACGCTGTAAGACAGACAGACTAAAACTAGTCTGTAAAGTCTGTACTAGTAAAAAAAGTCTGTCACAAATGGCTGttaaagagttgaaaattgaCAGTCGTTTACAGAACAGCTCAGGGGGTGGTTTGGGTATCATTAGAACCGGTGTCACACGCCTCTAATTCAAACCCACTACCAGTCTTAACAATGAAACAAATACCATATTGCTCTATGGGTACAGGTGACAATAACTGGACTGTGTTCCTTTCCCCCTGGAGCTCTGGGATACAGTATCCAGGCATGACAAGGTGTGTGTGAACTGAACGGAAGTCACAGTCAGTATCCTCTCGTTCTACTCCCACTCCTGTTACCTGGCAGGGGGACGCTCCACTCTTCATCTCTTGTTCACCACATGAGAGTTACATTGTATCTTTGTCAGAGAGGGCTGCTATCGGCGATCTCCAGCATGGAATATCAGTGTCTTTTAGCACAATCCAGTCTCCATGTGGCGCAGGCACGAGAGTCTCATTCATTTGCAGACAAACGCTGGAGGGAAGTTATTGtatccctttttgtttttcacaccATTGCTTTCGTTTAaagtttttattgttcattttaataaaaggaaACTGAAACAGTAGCGTATTTATTATGAATGAATTTTTCCAAGAAAGTGAGTAGGATGAGAAAAGTATCCTCTGAGAATAGTTTCCATTAGCGCAATAGGGGAAGAGATACATTTTTAGAATATGCTTAGTAAAATAATCTCTGAACTGTA
This window of the Polyodon spathula isolate WHYD16114869_AA chromosome 7, ASM1765450v1, whole genome shotgun sequence genome carries:
- the LOC121318823 gene encoding alpha-internexin-like: MLEAEILELEGRLESHTSPSSTGQRENIFDLSAVVERLRKEKEEILSDIDARQKQLLILQEKFGHTSEQRALLELQRGEIAPEVDAVTAECLALQEQVGIYEEQLELMQEEHEQRVEILVAPSDSAPLVSLVFSTPDVTPTVLDIKEYYRELAEKLQFQSEPAAITWDEETKKPKAATELGVKGRHVSDVGDLKKLIAELEKELEALWQCGEALEREIEDKEVLHEEEIAYLEDCTAELQESHKVLQQEIKKQADDYEELLNEKMALDIEIAAYRGLVEEEVERLCYY